From Eriocheir sinensis breed Jianghai 21 chromosome 37, ASM2467909v1, whole genome shotgun sequence, one genomic window encodes:
- the LOC127008377 gene encoding RNA pseudouridylate synthase domain-containing protein 1-like has product MWWRWWQEMAVEVIERTLAAALHRLTGRGIAKAIFVIKYKLGPGLLPTVDDVEILHQSPHYIVVNKRYDLLINSNDPKELTVQTQLRRRFPHLVDKDVGHEFRFSHRLDFATSGILCISLHKAAAGAFTKCFVKHQVDKYYLALVRGHLSEEMVDISVPIGDDMRPEWYKIKMATALNPHAGPCKAAHTRLLVLQRGLYNNYPATKVLLKPTTGRRHQLRLHLSHLGHTIVGDFSYSNRRDVWPHRMFLHAHRLIVPSAFEHLDLTARDPFTPEDPRNSKWVPIETLNTLTEETYKRLKDAGSHHCHEEVS; this is encoded by the exons atgtggtggcggtggtggcaggAGATGGCGGTGGAGGTGATAGAGAGAACGCTGGCCGCCGCTCTACACCGCCTGACCGGGAGAGGCATCGCCAAGGCCATCTTCGTCATCAAGTACAAGCTGGGCCCCGGACTTCTGCCAACTGTAGATGACGTTGAG atCCTGCACCAGAGTCCTCACTACATCGTGGTCAACAAGCGCTACGACCTCCTCATCAACAGCAATGACCCAAAGGAA CTGACGGTCCAGACACAGCTACGTCGCCGCTTCCCTCATCTGGTTGACAAAGATGTGGGCCACGAGTTTAGGTTCTCCCACCGCCTCGATTTCGCCACCAGCGGCATCCTCTGCATCTCCCTCCACAAGGCTGCAGCGGGGGCCTTCACCAAGTGCTTCGTCAAACACCAGGTGGACAAGTACTACCTGGCACTGGTCAGAGGTCACCTGTCCGAGGAGATGGTGGATATTTCGGTACCCAtag GAGATGACATGCGACCTGAGTGGTACAAGATCAAGATGGCCACAGCCCTGAACCCCCACGCCGGGCCATGCAAGGCGGCCCACACGCGGCTCCTGGTGCTGCAGCGAGGCCTCTACAACA acTACCCAGCCACCAAGGTCCTGCTCAAGCCCACCACAGGACGCCGACACCAGCTGCGGCTCCACCTGTCCCACCTCGGGCACACCATCGTGGGGGACTTCTCCTACTCCAACCGGCGGGACGTGTGGCCGCACCGCATGTTCCTCCACGCCCACCGCCTCATTGTGCCCTCGGCCTTTGAGCACCTTGACCTGACGGCTCGGGACCCCTTCACCCCAGAGGACCCGAGGAACAGCAAGTGGGTCCCCATAGAGACCCTCAACACCCTGACGGAGGAGACTTACAAGAGGCTGAAGGACGCAGGAAGCCACCACTGCCATGAAGAGGTCTCCTAG
- the LOC127008376 gene encoding m7GpppX diphosphatase-like, whose amino-acid sequence MAEATPKGDNSSPPHKKQRTDDCSDAVDSTTDQGCVGDRDPAFLTSFQDFQIVRILSHDEQHKSVVVKCCIKGREGDAVVQLQKLPFNTDKLEDILSSGTSLRTLFQNDIYYNKTALVPPELNEVKATVIYPAKKKHIQRYETHPSSLIHETPQLYEEVTKRYIETSSFSKEWIYNILDHKKESDRIVFEDPDADTGFILVPDLKWTGEQMEDLYLQAIVHRRDLGCLRDLTAKHLPLLRNMQEKGSAAIKEKYGIPAHKLRVYLHYLPSFYHLHVHFTALSFEAPGTWVGKAHLLSSVISNLETCSEYYQRATLPYTLKDNSPLSAMFEEKGYFSA is encoded by the exons ATGGCAGAGGCTACACCTAAGGGCGACAACTCCTCACCTCCCCACAAGAAACAGCGCACAGACGACTGCAGCGACGCCGTGGACAGCACCACCGACCAGGGCTGTGTGGGCGACCGTGATCCGGCCTTCCTCACCAGCTTCCAAGACTTTCAGATTGTGCGCATCCTTAGCCATGACGAGCAGCACAAGTCGGTGGTAGTGAAGTGCTGCATCAAGGGACGGGAGGGTGACGCAGTGGTTCAGCTccag AAGTTACCTTTCAACACGGACAAACTCGAGGACATCCTAAGCAGCGGGACGAGCCTCCGGACACTCTTCCAGAACGACATCTACTACAACAAGACAGCGTTGGTGCCCCCGGAGCTCAAcg AAGTCAAGGCCACTGTTATCTACCCAGCAAAGAAGAAACACATCCAGAGGTATGAAACACATCCGTCCTCGCTCATCCACGAGACTCCACAGCTGTACGAGGAGGTGACCAAACGGTACATCGAGACCTCATCCTTCAGCAAAGAG TGGATCTACAACATCCTGGACCACAAGAAGGAGTCCGATCGCATAGTCTTTGAGGACCCGGACGCTGACACAGGCTTCATCCTTGTGCCGGACTTGAAGTGGACTGGGGAGCAGATGGAGGACCTTTACCTTCAAGCCATCGTTCACCGCAGGGACCTGGGCTGCCTCAGGGACCTCACTGCCAAACACCTGCCCTTGCTCAGAAATATGCAGGAAAAAGGCTCA GCGGCCATTAAGGAGAAGTATGGTATTCCTGCCCACAAGCTGAGGGTTTACCTACAttacctcccctccttctatCACCTCCATGTCCACTTCACGGCGCTCTCCTTCGAGGCTCCAG GCACTTGGGTCGGCAAAGCTCACCTGCTGTCCTCCGTCATCAGCAACCTGGAGACCTGCTCGGAGTATTACCAGCGGGCAACCCTTCCCTACACCCTCAAGGATAACTCCCCGCTCAGTGCCATGTTTGAGGAGAAAG GTTACTTCTCCGCATAA